The following are encoded together in the Actinobacillus lignieresii genome:
- the hypA gene encoding hydrogenase maturation nickel metallochaperone HypA, producing the protein MHEMSLCQSILQIIEKECQPQNVKQVTDLWLEIGALSCVEKSSLEFCFNTVCRDTIAEGCQLHFIDIPAKAWCWGCSQSVELAVAQTICPHCGSQDLHIQQGSELKIKELAVK; encoded by the coding sequence ATGCACGAGATGTCTTTATGCCAAAGTATTCTTCAAATCATAGAAAAAGAATGTCAGCCTCAAAACGTTAAACAGGTAACCGATTTATGGCTGGAAATCGGCGCTTTATCTTGTGTGGAAAAATCGTCATTGGAATTTTGTTTTAATACAGTTTGTCGAGATACGATAGCGGAAGGCTGTCAATTACACTTTATCGATATACCTGCAAAAGCGTGGTGCTGGGGCTGTAGTCAATCGGTCGAATTAGCCGTAGCCCAAACGATATGTCCTCATTGCGGTTCTCAGGATTTGCATATTCAACAAGGCAGCGAATTAAAAATAAAAGAACTGGCGGTAAAATAA
- a CDS encoding HyaD/HybD family hydrogenase maturation endopeptidase: MKPLILGIGNILLSDEGIGVRAVQELEQKPELTAFLDIVDGGTCGMELLDCIANRKHLIIIDAVLANKNAGEIIVLHNEKIPTFFSRKISPHQLGICDVLSALTLTEELPEHLCLIGIQPESLESGIGLTKTIENAFPSIFHCLAQQLAAYGFNDPLLLRELENV, encoded by the coding sequence ATGAAACCGTTAATCTTAGGAATCGGAAACATTTTATTAAGCGATGAGGGTATCGGTGTCAGAGCAGTTCAGGAACTGGAACAAAAACCGGAACTTACGGCGTTCTTAGATATTGTTGATGGCGGAACATGCGGAATGGAACTCCTCGATTGTATCGCCAATCGCAAACATCTGATTATTATAGATGCGGTACTTGCCAACAAAAATGCGGGAGAAATTATCGTATTGCACAATGAAAAAATCCCGACATTTTTTTCACGTAAAATATCGCCGCATCAGCTTGGTATTTGCGATGTATTATCGGCATTGACCTTAACGGAAGAATTGCCTGAACATCTATGCCTAATCGGCATCCAACCGGAATCGTTGGAATCCGGAATCGGATTAACTAAAACAATAGAAAATGCGTTTCCGTCTATTTTTCATTGTTTAGCGCAACAACTGGCGGCTTACGGATTTAATGATCCGTTATTACTTCGAGAGTTGGAAAATGTATAG
- the hybG gene encoding hydrogenase maturation factor HybG, giving the protein MCLGVPGKIVKIGQSAFELATVDVCGVQREVNITLICDRDPQELLGKWVLIHVGFAMSIMDEQEAKNTLDALLSINQLEHELTDFEGLRPAS; this is encoded by the coding sequence ATGTGTTTAGGCGTACCGGGAAAAATCGTCAAAATCGGGCAAAGTGCGTTCGAACTTGCTACCGTAGATGTTTGCGGCGTGCAAAGAGAAGTTAATATCACTTTAATCTGTGATAGAGATCCCCAAGAGTTATTAGGTAAATGGGTATTAATTCATGTCGGTTTTGCTATGAGCATCATGGATGAACAAGAAGCTAAAAATACTTTAGACGCTCTACTGTCCATAAATCAGCTGGAACATGAATTAACTGATTTTGAAGGATTAAGACCTGCATCTTAG
- the hypF gene encoding carbamoyltransferase HypF encodes MGNSAYNGIEIRVKGKVQGVGFRPFVWQLANEHHLYGDVNNDGQGVLIRILTESETKKLDAFLYDLQNKLPPLAQITSLQIQPTEWDSILDPNAFLIRESENSQMDTQVIPDAATCPACLNEIFDINNRRFHYPFTNCTHCGPRFTIIRSIPYDRHNTSMRDFAFCPVCKQEYKDPADRRFHVQPNACPECGPHIIFCDRTQRITQHYSAILEAVEKLRQGCIVAVKGLGGFHLACDATQAKTIDLLRRRKTRPSKPFAVMLPNLDWLTELAEEERLLLQSSAAPIVLLAKHKVRGVHDLVAPDLAEIGVMLPSNPLQHLLMHEVNMPLVMTSANRSGLPPALNNQDALDSLADLADYWLLHNRDIVQRADDSLVRVSFDGKETLRRARGYVPNETALSIENDKNILALGADLKNTFCLLRKKNAVITQHLGDMQNEQIQQQLIDNIALFEQIYQFTPDLIAVDAHPGYFTHQLGKTLSEKYHIPLIEVLHHHAHIVSVLAEHNCLQEQVIGLALDGIGMGEHSQLWGGECLLVSQNGSQYLGGLPQVALIGGDIAAKQPWRSFLAHCLAFVPNWQNNEKIIELIRDKNWQPLVRAVEANINAPLISSAGRLFDAVAYALGIVTDRITWEGEAACKLENLAWQYAQTGETHCNGITISLNEHNQLNLADFWSDWLALDVSEAEKAWIFHYSLAQGLANLACSQADKYHIKTIVLSGGVWHNRLLRYLIKPMLGDLKLLAGHEFPMGDGGIALGQAVIASYY; translated from the coding sequence ATGGGGAATTCGGCGTATAACGGTATTGAAATTCGAGTAAAAGGAAAGGTACAAGGTGTCGGTTTTCGTCCGTTCGTTTGGCAATTGGCAAATGAACACCATTTATACGGCGATGTAAATAATGACGGGCAAGGTGTTTTGATTAGAATATTAACCGAGAGCGAAACGAAAAAACTCGATGCCTTTTTATATGATCTACAAAATAAACTTCCGCCATTGGCACAGATTACTTCATTACAAATTCAACCTACCGAGTGGGATTCGATACTTGATCCGAATGCATTCCTAATTCGTGAAAGCGAAAACAGTCAAATGGATACCCAAGTGATTCCGGATGCGGCGACTTGTCCCGCTTGTCTTAATGAGATCTTTGATATAAATAACCGCCGCTTTCATTACCCGTTTACCAATTGTACTCACTGCGGTCCTCGTTTTACGATTATTCGTTCGATACCTTATGATCGCCATAACACCTCCATGCGTGATTTTGCTTTTTGCCCTGTCTGTAAGCAGGAATATAAAGATCCGGCGGACAGAAGATTCCACGTACAGCCTAACGCTTGTCCCGAATGCGGACCGCATATCATTTTCTGCGATAGAACACAGCGGATTACGCAACACTATTCCGCAATTTTAGAAGCGGTCGAAAAATTACGTCAAGGTTGCATTGTCGCCGTTAAAGGATTAGGCGGATTTCATCTGGCTTGTGATGCGACCCAAGCGAAAACGATCGATTTATTACGCCGTCGGAAAACAAGACCGAGTAAACCTTTTGCTGTAATGCTACCTAATCTTGATTGGCTAACGGAATTAGCTGAAGAAGAACGTTTATTATTGCAAAGTAGTGCGGCACCGATAGTGTTATTAGCAAAGCATAAAGTGCGCGGAGTACACGATTTAGTCGCTCCCGATTTAGCCGAAATCGGCGTTATGTTACCTAGCAATCCGTTACAGCATTTGCTTATGCATGAAGTGAATATGCCATTGGTTATGACTAGTGCAAACCGTAGCGGATTACCCCCTGCGCTTAATAATCAAGATGCTCTTGATTCGTTAGCGGATTTAGCCGATTACTGGTTGCTGCATAATCGAGATATTGTGCAACGAGCGGACGATTCGCTGGTTAGAGTATCGTTTGACGGTAAAGAAACGTTACGTAGAGCGCGCGGTTATGTGCCTAACGAAACCGCTTTATCTATTGAGAACGATAAGAATATTTTGGCATTAGGTGCCGATTTAAAAAATACGTTCTGTTTATTACGTAAGAAAAATGCCGTGATTACCCAACACTTAGGGGATATGCAGAATGAACAAATACAACAGCAATTAATTGATAATATCGCATTATTCGAACAAATTTATCAATTTACTCCCGATTTGATCGCTGTTGATGCACACCCCGGTTATTTTACGCATCAACTGGGAAAGACTTTATCCGAAAAATATCATATTCCGTTGATCGAGGTGTTACATCACCACGCGCATATCGTTAGCGTATTGGCGGAACATAATTGTTTGCAAGAACAAGTTATCGGTTTGGCATTAGACGGTATCGGAATGGGGGAGCATTCCCAATTATGGGGCGGGGAATGTTTATTGGTTTCTCAAAACGGTAGTCAATATTTAGGCGGATTGCCTCAAGTGGCGTTGATTGGCGGAGATATTGCCGCTAAACAACCATGGCGCAGTTTTCTTGCACATTGTTTAGCCTTTGTACCAAATTGGCAAAATAATGAAAAAATCATAGAACTGATACGAGATAAAAATTGGCAGCCTTTAGTGAGAGCGGTTGAAGCTAACATTAACGCGCCGTTGATTTCTTCCGCAGGGCGTTTATTCGATGCGGTAGCTTATGCTTTAGGTATTGTAACCGATCGGATAACTTGGGAAGGCGAAGCGGCGTGTAAATTGGAAAATCTTGCTTGGCAGTATGCTCAAACGGGAGAAACACATTGTAACGGCATTACTATCTCATTAAATGAACATAATCAATTAAACTTAGCGGATTTTTGGTCGGATTGGTTGGCTTTGGATGTGTCCGAAGCCGAAAAAGCATGGATTTTTCATTATTCGTTAGCTCAAGGATTAGCGAACTTGGCATGTTCACAAGCGGATAAATATCATATCAAAACAATCGTATTATCCGGCGGCGTATGGCATAACCGATTATTGCGTTATTTAATTAAACCGATGTTAGGTGATTTAAAACTATTGGCGGGGCATGAATTTCCGATGGGGGACGGCGGTATAGCTCTAGGGCAGGCGGTAATCGCAAGTTATTATTAG
- the hybC gene encoding hydrogenase 2 large subunit has product MTTKQRITIDPVTRIEGHLRIDCEIEDGKVTNAWSSGTMWRGMENIIQGKDPRDAWMIMQRICGVCTTVHAIVSVRAVEDAIGAKVPLNAQYIRNMILAAHTMHDHIVHFYQLSAMDWVDITSALEADPEKAEAMLKGVSTWSLNSANEFRNVQNKLKALVASGQLGIFANGYFGHPEMKLPPEVNLIAVAHYLQALECQRDANRIVALLGSKTPHIQNLAIGGVANPINLDAQSVLNLERLMFVKSCIDKLNDFVNQVYKIDTAVIAAHYPEWLQLGKTSRNYLSVPEYPLNEDNTKFVLSGGYIENGDLSTFRNIADYKDEFLLKGIKESGKHAWYEDDEALEPWAGLTRPKYTGWQEDGKYSWVKAPSFYNKVVEVGPLAYLMCGLATENKLTVKHFNEVKNLYKTLTQNELSVDDLHSTLGRIIGRTVHCCTLNDLLVQQWQLLIENIGRGDTDAYLKAEIPPTGEFKGVGFSEVPRGMLSHWIVIKDGKIANYQAVVPSTWNSGPRNQNDEMGPYELSLIGTPVADPKKPLEIVRTIHSFDPCMSCAVHVVNTETDEVTEVKVL; this is encoded by the coding sequence ATGACAACTAAACAACGTATTACTATCGACCCTGTTACGCGTATCGAAGGTCATTTACGTATCGATTGTGAAATCGAAGACGGAAAAGTCACCAATGCTTGGTCATCAGGTACCATGTGGCGAGGCATGGAAAATATTATTCAGGGAAAAGATCCTCGCGATGCTTGGATGATTATGCAACGAATTTGCGGCGTTTGTACGACGGTACACGCTATTGTCAGCGTGAGAGCAGTGGAAGACGCAATCGGTGCGAAAGTACCGCTAAATGCGCAATATATTCGCAATATGATTTTAGCCGCACATACGATGCATGACCATATCGTACATTTTTATCAACTTTCCGCAATGGACTGGGTGGATATTACTTCTGCGCTCGAAGCCGATCCTGAAAAAGCGGAAGCGATGTTGAAAGGTGTTTCCACATGGTCGCTGAATAGTGCAAACGAATTCCGTAACGTGCAAAATAAATTAAAAGCGTTGGTTGCAAGCGGGCAATTAGGTATTTTTGCCAACGGATATTTCGGTCATCCGGAGATGAAGTTACCGCCGGAAGTAAATTTAATTGCGGTCGCTCACTATTTACAAGCGTTGGAATGTCAGCGTGATGCCAACCGTATCGTGGCGTTATTAGGTAGTAAAACCCCTCATATTCAAAACTTAGCGATAGGCGGCGTTGCGAACCCGATTAACTTAGACGCCCAATCCGTACTCAATTTAGAACGGCTAATGTTCGTGAAAAGTTGTATAGACAAATTGAACGATTTTGTGAACCAAGTTTATAAAATCGATACCGCCGTTATTGCCGCACATTATCCGGAATGGTTACAACTAGGAAAAACATCACGTAACTATTTATCCGTACCGGAATATCCTTTAAATGAAGATAATACGAAATTCGTACTTTCCGGCGGTTACATTGAAAACGGAGATTTATCTACTTTCCGCAATATTGCTGACTATAAAGACGAATTTCTCTTAAAAGGGATTAAAGAAAGCGGCAAACATGCTTGGTATGAAGATGATGAAGCTTTAGAACCGTGGGCGGGATTAACCCGTCCTAAATATACCGGATGGCAAGAAGACGGAAAATATTCTTGGGTAAAAGCCCCTTCTTTCTATAATAAAGTCGTTGAAGTCGGTCCTTTAGCTTATCTTATGTGCGGATTGGCAACCGAAAACAAATTAACCGTAAAACACTTCAATGAAGTGAAAAACTTATATAAAACTCTCACGCAAAACGAATTATCCGTTGATGATTTGCATTCTACCTTAGGACGAATCATCGGACGTACCGTACATTGTTGTACGCTTAACGATTTACTTGTTCAACAATGGCAATTGCTGATAGAGAATATCGGTAGAGGCGATACCGATGCTTACTTAAAAGCGGAAATTCCGCCGACAGGCGAATTTAAAGGTGTTGGTTTTAGCGAAGTACCGAGAGGTATGCTATCTCATTGGATTGTAATCAAAGACGGTAAAATCGCGAATTATCAAGCCGTAGTACCGTCCACTTGGAACTCCGGTCCGCGCAACCAAAACGATGAAATGGGACCTTATGAGCTATCTTTAATCGGTACGCCTGTTGCTGATCCGAAGAAACCGTTAGAAATCGTTCGTACGATTCACTCGTTCGATCCTTGTATGTCTTGTGCCGTACATGTCGTTAATACCGAAACGGACGAAGTAACCGAGGTTAAGGTACTATAA
- the hybO gene encoding hydrogenase 2 small subunit, with translation MQRYDDLFSALTDVSRRDFMKLCTALAATMGLNAKASAEMTNALTSPQRPPVIWIGAQECTGCTESLLRATHPIVENLVLDLISLEYHEVLSAAFGDQAEDNKHNAMHKYKGQYILVVDGSIPVKDDGIYCMIAGKPVLEHIKEAAKDAMAIIAIGSCAAWGGVPSSGNNPTGASNLSDILPGMPIINIPGCPPNPHNFLATVAYIITYKKLPNMDKLNRPLFAYDRLIHENCYRRPHFDAGRFAREYGDEGHRQGWCLYHLGCKGPETYGNCSTLEFCDVGGNNWPVGIGHPCYGCNEQGVGFTKGIFQLATVENPTPRVDKPSVNITEGSPASKTVIGLLGGAAGVLTGVSVMTLRSLSIQHKAQQQASNNSREQYHE, from the coding sequence ATGCAACGATATGATGACCTGTTTTCTGCCCTTACCGATGTTTCTCGTCGGGATTTTATGAAATTATGTACCGCCTTAGCCGCAACGATGGGGTTAAATGCTAAAGCAAGCGCAGAAATGACTAATGCCTTAACCAGCCCGCAACGCCCTCCGGTAATTTGGATTGGCGCGCAAGAATGTACCGGTTGTACGGAATCTTTATTACGTGCGACGCACCCTATTGTAGAAAACCTTGTATTGGATTTGATTTCTCTTGAATATCACGAAGTGCTATCGGCGGCTTTCGGTGACCAAGCGGAAGATAATAAACATAATGCAATGCATAAATATAAAGGTCAGTATATTTTAGTCGTGGACGGTTCTATTCCGGTGAAAGACGACGGTATATATTGTATGATTGCGGGTAAACCCGTTTTAGAACATATCAAAGAAGCCGCTAAAGATGCGATGGCAATCATTGCTATCGGTTCGTGCGCTGCGTGGGGCGGCGTTCCTTCAAGCGGTAATAATCCGACCGGTGCAAGCAATTTATCCGATATTTTACCGGGTATGCCTATTATTAATATCCCGGGTTGTCCTCCTAATCCTCATAATTTCTTGGCGACCGTCGCCTATATTATTACCTATAAAAAATTACCGAATATGGACAAACTTAATCGTCCGTTATTCGCTTACGACAGACTTATTCACGAAAACTGTTATAGAAGACCGCACTTTGATGCGGGAAGATTTGCACGCGAATACGGCGATGAAGGACACCGACAAGGTTGGTGTTTATACCATTTAGGCTGTAAAGGTCCGGAAACTTACGGTAACTGTTCAACCCTTGAATTCTGCGATGTCGGCGGTAATAACTGGCCGGTCGGTATCGGTCATCCTTGCTACGGCTGTAATGAACAAGGCGTCGGATTTACCAAAGGAATTTTCCAATTGGCTACGGTGGAAAACCCGACACCAAGAGTGGATAAGCCGAGTGTAAATATCACGGAGGGAAGTCCCGCCTCAAAAACCGTTATCGGTTTACTCGGCGGAGCCGCCGGGGTACTGACCGGGGTGAGTGTGATGACGTTACGCAGTTTGAGTATTCAACATAAAGCTCAACAACAAGCTTCAAATAATTCTCGGGAACAATATCATGAATAG
- the hybE gene encoding hydrogenase-2 assembly chaperone, whose translation MYRHQNTSIDSPLSEVMGFNDNPGVLFRKEMEKISANMQDLPFYRHDIPCFTPNFVLYEGQWIGSVLTPWMISIVIIPGPEQLWEGRTVGDKLGLQLPYKAMTFTVSSIDSIPQYLSCSLLSPIDPNLTAEQAVQLTKDCLTMLLSLPIKQQVPDISKRNIFSAMLK comes from the coding sequence ATGTATAGACACCAAAATACATCAATCGATAGCCCATTATCCGAAGTAATGGGGTTTAACGACAATCCGGGAGTATTATTTCGAAAGGAGATGGAAAAAATATCCGCTAATATGCAGGATTTACCGTTTTATCGGCACGATATTCCTTGTTTCACACCTAATTTCGTTTTGTATGAAGGACAATGGATAGGTTCCGTTTTAACACCTTGGATGATAAGTATCGTCATTATCCCAGGACCGGAACAATTATGGGAAGGAAGAACGGTTGGAGATAAGCTCGGCTTACAATTGCCCTATAAAGCAATGACGTTTACCGTAAGTAGTATCGACTCAATACCGCAGTATTTAAGTTGTTCGTTACTCTCTCCGATTGATCCGAATTTAACCGCCGAACAAGCGGTCCAATTAACGAAAGATTGCTTAACAATGTTACTGTCGTTACCTATAAAACAGCAGGTGCCTGATATAAGTAAACGTAATATTTTTAGTGCCATGTTAAAATAA
- the hybA gene encoding hydrogenase 2 operon protein HybA, with product MNRRKFLKVGIGGGLASGLTPSVANAKAENRPRIPTAVGMLYDSTLCVGCQACVAECQNLNKTAINPVGEQTWSNNDKLSPFTRNIIQVWSNGEGKYKDQVNNGYAYIKKQCMHCVEPNCVTACPVQALTKDEKTGIVNYDPDICTGCRYCMVACPFNVPKYDYNNPFGEISKCELCNQKGLERIDKGENPGCCQVCPTGAIIFGSYNDLLAEAKRRLTLLRGTEYDYPRQTVDSKDTYKAKVPLYQQHIYGETEGGGTQVLVLSGVPHENLDLPQLHELATGTRAAHLQHTLYKGMILPLVALAGLTAMTYRSLHADKIEAKKQEWKLAREQMKVEEEKEDHHG from the coding sequence ATGAATAGACGTAAGTTTCTAAAAGTAGGCATCGGCGGCGGATTAGCTTCCGGTCTTACACCGAGCGTTGCTAACGCTAAAGCGGAAAATCGTCCTCGGATACCGACTGCCGTCGGTATGTTGTACGATTCTACGCTTTGTGTAGGTTGCCAAGCTTGTGTCGCCGAATGTCAGAATTTAAATAAAACGGCGATTAATCCTGTCGGAGAGCAAACTTGGTCGAATAACGATAAACTATCACCTTTCACACGAAACATTATTCAAGTTTGGTCAAACGGGGAAGGTAAATATAAGGATCAAGTCAATAACGGTTACGCTTACATTAAAAAACAATGTATGCATTGTGTTGAGCCCAATTGCGTAACAGCCTGTCCGGTGCAAGCGCTGACTAAAGACGAAAAAACCGGTATCGTTAATTATGATCCCGATATTTGTACCGGTTGTCGTTATTGTATGGTTGCCTGTCCGTTTAACGTACCTAAATACGACTATAACAATCCGTTCGGCGAAATCAGCAAATGCGAACTTTGTAACCAAAAAGGATTGGAACGTATTGATAAGGGCGAGAATCCGGGCTGCTGTCAGGTTTGTCCGACCGGCGCGATTATTTTCGGTAGCTATAACGACTTATTAGCCGAAGCTAAACGCCGTCTGACGTTACTGAGAGGGACGGAGTATGACTACCCTCGTCAAACGGTAGATAGTAAAGATACTTATAAGGCTAAAGTACCTCTATATCAACAACATATCTACGGAGAAACCGAAGGCGGCGGTACGCAAGTATTAGTACTTAGCGGCGTTCCGCATGAAAATTTAGATTTACCTCAGTTGCACGAACTGGCGACAGGTACGCGAGCGGCACATTTACAGCATACCTTATATAAAGGCATGATCTTACCGCTAGTCGCTTTGGCGGGTCTAACCGCAATGACTTATAGAAGTCTGCATGCGGATAAAATCGAAGCTAAAAAACAGGAATGGAAATTAGCTCGCGAACAGATGAAAGTAGAAGAAGAGAAGGAGGATCACCATGGCTAA
- the hybB gene encoding Ni/Fe-hydrogenase cytochrome b subunit, with protein MAKARPLGGRLISIPVLVFAPLAAICALLILRRLIFGIGSVTELNGGYPWGLWIGFDLLVGTGLACGGWALAWTVYVFNKGKYHPLVRPALLASLFGYTLGGLSITIDMGRYWHLPYFFMPGQFNTSSVLFETAACMTVYICVVTLEFAPVILGYFGLKKWFDKLNKIMFFLVALGALLPMMHQSSMGSLMIVAGHKVHPVWQSYEMLPIFSLFTAFIMGFSIIIFEGSLVKAGLAGKAPDERHLFTRLARVAAILIGLFIVVRFGELIYNDKLHYVLQGDFYSLMFWLEVSLMSLPIFTLFLGDKFSDSRWLFISALCMIGGSALWRMNYSIIMFDPGMGYDYFPSAPELLISIGFISIEICAYILIVRLFPVLPVIQEAHQENNIQSGVRA; from the coding sequence ATGGCTAAAGCTCGTCCTCTCGGCGGTCGTTTAATATCAATCCCCGTATTGGTATTCGCACCGCTTGCCGCTATTTGCGCTTTATTAATATTACGTCGTCTGATTTTCGGTATCGGTTCCGTGACCGAACTGAACGGCGGTTATCCCTGGGGGTTATGGATCGGTTTCGACTTATTGGTCGGAACGGGATTGGCCTGCGGAGGTTGGGCGTTAGCATGGACGGTATATGTCTTTAATAAAGGTAAATACCATCCTTTAGTACGTCCCGCATTGTTAGCCAGCTTATTCGGATATACCTTAGGCGGCTTATCCATTACTATCGATATGGGGCGTTATTGGCATCTGCCTTATTTTTTCATGCCGGGACAATTTAATACCTCTTCCGTATTATTTGAAACGGCGGCATGTATGACCGTCTATATATGTGTCGTAACCTTAGAGTTCGCACCGGTCATTTTAGGTTATTTCGGTTTGAAAAAATGGTTCGATAAGCTGAATAAAATCATGTTTTTCTTAGTTGCGTTAGGCGCTTTATTACCGATGATGCACCAATCCTCAATGGGTTCTTTGATGATTGTTGCAGGTCATAAAGTACACCCTGTATGGCAAAGTTACGAAATGCTGCCTATCTTTTCGTTATTTACCGCATTTATTATGGGCTTCTCCATTATTATTTTCGAAGGCTCATTAGTAAAAGCGGGATTAGCGGGAAAAGCACCGGACGAAAGACATTTATTCACACGTTTAGCCAGAGTAGCGGCAATTCTAATCGGATTATTTATCGTCGTTCGTTTCGGAGAGTTAATTTATAACGATAAGTTACATTACGTCTTACAAGGCGATTTCTATTCATTAATGTTTTGGTTGGAAGTAAGCTTAATGTCCCTACCTATTTTCACATTATTCTTAGGCGACAAATTTTCCGATAGCCGTTGGTTGTTTATCTCGGCACTTTGTATGATCGGCGGCTCGGCATTATGGCGTATGAATTATTCCATCATTATGTTTGATCCGGGCATGGGGTACGATTACTTCCCGTCGGCTCCGGAACTATTAATTTCAATCGGTTTTATTTCTATTGAAATTTGCGCCTATATATTAATTGTTAGATTATTCCCTGTATTACCAGTTATCCAAGAAGCACATCAAGAAAATAATATTCAATCCGGAGTGAGAGCATGA